In Nocardia sputorum, a single genomic region encodes these proteins:
- a CDS encoding DedA family protein has translation MHLLTETWLKNAVLPAILVIVFIETGLLFPILPGDSLLFTGGLLAAQPNPPVSIWVLVPATVLVAFAGDQCAYWIGRAIGPALFHKEDTRFFKKHYVTQTHEFFEKHGPKTIVLARFVPIVRTFMPVLAGVSRMDYRKFVAFDIVGALLWGGGVTVLGYFLGNVAFIRDHVEAIFLLIVFVSILPGITAVAKKLLNRKAPEDDAVEGELTASTSEPTR, from the coding sequence ATGCACCTGCTCACGGAGACGTGGCTGAAGAACGCGGTGCTGCCGGCCATCCTGGTCATCGTCTTCATCGAGACCGGCCTGTTGTTCCCGATCCTGCCCGGCGACTCGCTGCTGTTCACCGGCGGACTGCTCGCCGCGCAGCCGAATCCGCCGGTGTCGATCTGGGTGCTGGTGCCCGCTACCGTCCTCGTCGCGTTCGCCGGCGACCAGTGTGCCTATTGGATCGGACGGGCGATCGGTCCCGCGCTGTTCCACAAAGAGGACACCCGGTTCTTCAAGAAGCATTACGTCACGCAGACCCACGAATTCTTCGAGAAGCACGGGCCGAAGACGATCGTCCTGGCCCGATTCGTGCCGATCGTGCGCACCTTCATGCCGGTACTGGCCGGTGTCTCGAGGATGGACTACCGCAAGTTCGTCGCGTTCGACATCGTCGGCGCCCTCCTGTGGGGCGGCGGCGTCACGGTGCTCGGCTATTTCCTGGGCAACGTCGCGTTCATCCGGGACCACGTCGAGGCGATCTTCCTGCTCATCGTCTTCGTGTCGATCCTGCCCGGCATCACCGCGGTGGCGAAGAAGCTGCTGAACCGGAAAGCGCCAGAGGACGATGCGGTCGAGGGCGAGCTGACCGCCTCGACCAGCGAGCCCACCCGCTGA
- a CDS encoding DedA family protein has product MTTESSPLAVGSFDPLLSAGPALVWTVVLTFVFLECAVILGLFLPGDSMLITAGIVMASHASGEAHVWALSLGAMVAAIAGNQAGYVIGRRTGRHLVARKNGRYINVRNLQRVAELLHRHGFVAVLIARWIPWVRTLCPTVAGAAGMEHRKFTVASTIGAIVWAPVLLLIGYYAGNFLQRVEWLMPIVIGTLVVGLIVGTALGVRHYRQEMSQPAEDFALETTPGAVLEPEG; this is encoded by the coding sequence GTGACGACGGAATCCTCGCCCCTAGCCGTGGGCAGTTTCGATCCGCTGCTGTCGGCGGGCCCGGCGCTCGTCTGGACGGTGGTGCTGACCTTCGTCTTCCTCGAGTGCGCGGTGATCCTCGGGCTGTTCCTGCCCGGCGACTCGATGCTCATCACCGCGGGCATCGTGATGGCGTCGCACGCCTCCGGCGAGGCGCACGTGTGGGCGCTGTCGCTGGGCGCGATGGTCGCGGCCATCGCGGGCAACCAGGCAGGCTACGTCATCGGACGCCGGACCGGGCGGCACCTGGTCGCCCGGAAGAACGGCAGATACATCAACGTCCGCAATTTGCAGCGCGTCGCCGAGCTGCTGCACCGGCACGGATTCGTCGCGGTGCTGATCGCCCGGTGGATCCCGTGGGTGCGCACCCTGTGCCCCACGGTCGCGGGCGCCGCGGGCATGGAGCATCGCAAGTTCACCGTCGCCAGCACCATCGGCGCGATCGTGTGGGCGCCGGTGCTGTTGCTCATCGGGTACTACGCGGGCAACTTCCTGCAGCGCGTGGAATGGCTGATGCCGATCGTGATCGGCACGCTCGTGGTGGGCCTGATCGTCGGGACGGCGCTCGGTGTGCGGCACTACCGGCAGGAAATGTCCCAGCCCGCCGAGGACTTCGCGCTGGAGACGACTCCCGGCGCGGTGCTCGAGCCGGAGGGCTGA
- a CDS encoding glycoside hydrolase family 76 protein: MAESAVVSRHLRALWALPGTELGVVGWPATRRERVFGAWHYWWQAHLIECATDAANRAPTPVRRRRIAALARSHRIRNITGWTNRYYDDMAWLAIALERAERTQGADVRSALAALEKQLHDGWQPQVGGGLPWRVGSDYFNAPANGPAAIALLRLGRVQRAEEMADWLDATLRDPETGLILDGIHLPSGEIERPVFTYCQGVALGLEAELAVQTGDPKHTERVHRLLAAIEEHMTTDGVVAGGGGGDGGLFNGILARYLALVAVMLPGEDPEQVADRRAAAAIVTASATAAWGNRLQVEGEPLFGHDWSKPAQLPGGSAGAGYFTSGGSVTSSKVPGRDLSVQLSGWLLMEAAYQVSAAGL; the protein is encoded by the coding sequence ATGGCCGAATCGGCGGTCGTCTCGCGGCACCTCCGCGCGCTGTGGGCGTTGCCGGGGACCGAACTCGGCGTGGTCGGCTGGCCCGCCACCAGGCGCGAGCGGGTCTTCGGCGCATGGCACTACTGGTGGCAGGCGCATCTCATCGAGTGCGCGACCGACGCCGCGAACCGGGCGCCGACGCCGGTGCGTCGCAGGCGGATCGCGGCGCTGGCGCGCTCGCACCGCATCCGCAACATCACCGGCTGGACCAATCGCTACTACGACGACATGGCGTGGCTGGCCATCGCGCTGGAACGCGCGGAGCGCACCCAGGGCGCCGATGTGCGCAGCGCGCTGGCCGCGCTGGAGAAGCAACTGCACGACGGCTGGCAGCCGCAGGTCGGCGGCGGCTTGCCGTGGCGCGTCGGCTCGGACTATTTCAACGCCCCCGCGAACGGTCCCGCCGCGATCGCGCTGCTACGCCTCGGGCGCGTCCAGCGCGCCGAGGAGATGGCCGACTGGTTGGACGCGACGCTGCGCGATCCGGAGACCGGGCTGATCCTGGACGGCATCCACCTGCCCTCCGGCGAGATCGAGCGTCCGGTGTTCACCTACTGCCAGGGTGTGGCGCTCGGCTTGGAGGCCGAGCTGGCCGTGCAGACCGGCGATCCGAAGCACACCGAGCGCGTGCACCGGCTGCTCGCGGCGATCGAGGAGCACATGACCACCGACGGCGTCGTCGCCGGGGGCGGTGGCGGCGATGGAGGACTGTTCAACGGCATCCTGGCCCGGTATCTGGCGCTGGTCGCGGTGATGCTGCCCGGCGAGGACCCCGAACAGGTCGCCGACCGCCGCGCGGCCGCCGCGATCGTCACCGCGTCCGCCACGGCGGCGTGGGGGAACCGGCTGCAGGTCGAGGGCGAGCCGCTGTTCGGGCACGACTGGAGCAAGCCGGCGCAGCTGCCCGGCGGCAGCGCGGGAGCCGGTTACTTCACTTCCGGCGGCTCGGTGACCTCTTCGAAGGTGCCGGGACGCGACCTGTCGGTGCAGTTGTCCGGCTGGCTGCTCATGGAGGCGGCCTACCAGGTCAGCGCCGCGGGGTTGTGA
- a CDS encoding TrmH family RNA methyltransferase, which translates to MSHPVPDAAEQDLPGPTEWGEHPNGVGPWAGEHAGPPPDDPRLDPELLAQGDRRNVVDAYRYWSREAIVADIDRRRHPFHIAIENFGHDANIGTVVRTANAFAAAAVHIVGRRRWNRRGAMVTDRYQHIRHHADIGELLAFSEGAGLTVVAVDNVPGSIPLETVTLPRACLLLFGQEGPGVTEHAKQAAVMTVSIAQFGSTRSINAGVAAGIAMHAWIRQHADLTQAW; encoded by the coding sequence GTGAGTCACCCAGTGCCGGACGCGGCGGAGCAGGACCTACCCGGGCCGACGGAGTGGGGCGAGCACCCGAACGGCGTCGGTCCGTGGGCCGGCGAGCACGCCGGGCCGCCGCCGGACGATCCGCGCCTGGACCCGGAACTGCTGGCCCAGGGCGACCGCCGCAATGTGGTGGACGCCTACCGGTACTGGAGCCGCGAGGCCATCGTCGCCGACATCGACCGGCGCAGGCACCCGTTCCACATCGCGATCGAGAACTTCGGGCACGACGCGAACATCGGCACCGTGGTGCGCACGGCGAACGCTTTCGCCGCCGCGGCCGTGCACATCGTCGGGCGCAGGCGGTGGAATCGCCGCGGCGCCATGGTGACCGATCGTTACCAGCACATCCGGCACCATGCCGACATCGGCGAACTGCTGGCATTCAGCGAGGGCGCCGGGCTCACCGTGGTCGCCGTCGACAACGTGCCGGGCTCGATTCCGCTGGAGACGGTCACCCTGCCGCGCGCCTGCCTGCTGCTGTTCGGCCAGGAGGGGCCGGGCGTCACCGAGCACGCCAAGCAGGCCGCCGTGATGACGGTGTCGATCGCGCAGTTCGGTTCCACCCGCAGTATCAACGCGGGCGTGGCCGCGGGGATCGCCATGCACGCCTGGATCCGGCAACACGCCGATCTCACGCAGGCGTGGTGA
- a CDS encoding DUF4190 domain-containing protein, with amino-acid sequence MSYPPQQPPYGYPAYGAYGPPDHPQSTTILILGILSLVLCQFIGPFAWVMGKRALNEIDASGGTIGGRGNVNAGYICGIIATALMVLSLVFLLLFLVLGLVGAFAGSSSSY; translated from the coding sequence ATGAGCTACCCGCCGCAGCAGCCGCCGTACGGCTATCCAGCCTATGGGGCCTACGGACCGCCGGACCACCCGCAATCCACCACGATCCTGATCCTGGGCATCCTGAGCCTCGTGCTGTGCCAGTTCATCGGACCCTTCGCCTGGGTGATGGGCAAGCGGGCGCTCAACGAGATCGACGCGTCCGGCGGAACCATCGGCGGCCGGGGCAACGTCAACGCGGGCTACATCTGCGGCATCATCGCCACCGCCCTGATGGTCCTGAGTCTGGTGTTCCTGCTGTTGTTCCTGGTGCTCGGGCTGGTCGGTGCGTTCGCGGGGAGTTCGTCCAGCTACTGA
- a CDS encoding sensor histidine kinase: MTKTHAEPALVLDLPPDAPESEEHLLRTVLLAPVRARFWKELVYVLTVFVIGCLAVTYLFFGFGGGLYIAITVIGLPLLALVLLGGRVWGRIYRALAKDLLGVAVAPPPPFVPAPGLIGYLKSAFTDRASWRAVVFLLAQAVLGVAVGYFVLVAVAITMFTALSPIPWALVHPTNVDADGVEHTSMVQFGDFYLDSWPKVLGFALLGLLGCLALPWLLRAVCWVHGLLTIALLGATDRDRRVTELRESRRTAVEDSAATLRRLERDLHDGTQARLVTIAMALGRAEDRLAAGGDPSDLIADARASSKEALTELRELVRGIHPPALELGLEPALETLTARCSVPVELRVHLPERPSPAVEAIAYFSVAELLTNVVRHARATSAWVSVLPGDGRTIAVTVRDNGIGGVVAPVDGAIGAGSGLSGLAARARTVDGTLTVRSPAGGPTVVTIALPLAGSR; the protein is encoded by the coding sequence ATGACGAAGACACACGCCGAACCGGCCCTGGTGCTCGACCTGCCGCCTGACGCACCCGAATCGGAGGAACACCTGCTGCGCACGGTGCTGCTCGCGCCGGTGCGCGCCCGGTTCTGGAAGGAACTCGTCTACGTCCTGACCGTTTTCGTGATCGGCTGTCTGGCCGTCACCTATCTGTTCTTCGGCTTCGGCGGCGGGCTGTATATCGCGATCACCGTCATCGGCCTGCCGCTACTGGCCCTGGTGCTGCTCGGCGGACGGGTGTGGGGCCGGATCTACCGCGCGCTGGCCAAGGACCTGCTCGGCGTCGCCGTCGCACCGCCTCCGCCGTTCGTGCCCGCGCCCGGGCTGATCGGCTACCTCAAGAGCGCGTTCACCGATCGGGCGAGCTGGCGTGCGGTGGTGTTCCTGCTCGCCCAGGCGGTGCTCGGGGTCGCGGTGGGGTACTTCGTGCTCGTCGCGGTGGCGATAACCATGTTCACCGCACTCTCCCCGATCCCGTGGGCGCTGGTCCACCCGACCAACGTCGACGCGGACGGCGTCGAGCACACGTCGATGGTCCAGTTCGGCGATTTCTACCTCGACAGCTGGCCGAAGGTGCTCGGATTCGCGCTGCTGGGTCTGCTCGGCTGCCTGGCGTTGCCCTGGCTGCTGCGCGCCGTCTGCTGGGTGCACGGGCTGCTCACCATCGCCCTGCTCGGTGCGACCGATCGCGACCGCCGGGTGACCGAACTGCGGGAGAGCAGGCGGACCGCGGTCGAGGACTCCGCGGCGACCTTGCGCAGACTGGAACGCGATCTGCACGACGGCACCCAGGCCAGGCTGGTCACCATCGCGATGGCGCTGGGCCGGGCCGAGGACCGGCTCGCCGCGGGCGGTGACCCCAGCGACCTCATCGCCGACGCGCGCGCGAGCTCGAAGGAGGCGCTGACCGAACTGCGCGAACTGGTGCGCGGAATCCATCCGCCCGCACTGGAATTGGGGCTCGAACCGGCGCTGGAGACGCTGACGGCGCGCTGCTCGGTGCCGGTGGAGCTGCGGGTGCACCTGCCGGAGCGACCGAGCCCGGCCGTCGAGGCGATCGCGTACTTCTCGGTGGCCGAGCTGCTGACCAACGTGGTGCGGCACGCGCGGGCCACCAGCGCGTGGGTCTCCGTCCTGCCGGGCGACGGACGGACCATCGCGGTGACGGTGCGCGACAACGGGATCGGCGGCGTGGTGGCGCCGGTGGACGGCGCGATCGGCGCGGGCAGCGGATTGTCCGGGCTGGCGGCGCGGGCCCGCACCGTGGACGGGACGCTGACCGTGCGGAGCCCGGCCGGCGGACCGACCGTGGTGACCATCGCGCTGCCCTTGGCGGGGTCGCGATGA
- a CDS encoding LuxR C-terminal-related transcriptional regulator, with amino-acid sequence MSDGLRIVIAEDSAILRDGLAGLLAERGHEVVAMVGDATTLADVVGTHNPDVAVVDVRMPPSYTDEGLLAAIELRRKYPMTGVLVFSQWVETRYATELLAGGASGVGYLLKDRVADVGDFVDALHRVATGGTALDPEVVSQLMGASRQQDSLARLTPREREVLELMAQGLSNSAIAATLTVTERAVEKHIGNIFIKLDLPPSDTHHRRVLAVLRLRG; translated from the coding sequence ATGAGCGACGGTCTGCGCATCGTGATCGCCGAGGACAGCGCCATCCTGCGCGACGGGCTGGCCGGGCTGCTCGCCGAACGCGGCCACGAGGTGGTCGCCATGGTCGGCGACGCGACCACCCTCGCCGACGTGGTCGGCACGCACAACCCGGATGTCGCCGTGGTGGACGTGCGGATGCCCCCGAGCTACACCGACGAAGGACTGCTCGCCGCCATCGAATTGCGCCGCAAGTATCCGATGACCGGCGTGCTGGTGTTCTCCCAGTGGGTCGAGACGCGCTACGCCACCGAGTTGCTGGCCGGGGGCGCGAGCGGCGTCGGCTACCTGCTCAAGGACCGGGTCGCCGATGTCGGGGACTTCGTGGACGCGCTGCACCGCGTGGCCACCGGCGGCACCGCGCTCGACCCGGAGGTGGTGAGCCAACTGATGGGCGCCTCGCGTCAGCAGGATTCGCTGGCCCGCCTCACCCCGCGCGAACGCGAGGTGCTCGAACTGATGGCCCAAGGCCTGTCCAACAGCGCCATCGCCGCCACCCTGACCGTGACCGAACGCGCGGTGGAGAAGCACATCGGCAACATCTTCATCAAGCTCGACCTGCCGCCCTCGGACACTCACCACCGCCGTGTGCTGGCGGTATTACGACTCAGGGGCTGA
- a CDS encoding Uma2 family endonuclease, which yields MTIGWPDHLLTLAEWNALPEDNSRFYELAEGVLIASPRPPSRHQRAALRLSMQIEPQLPSGYSVLMQSEVVVDDGRPPTVRVPDVLVGPSADIDANLPRWNARDLLLVVEILADGTRRTDRRTKFFEYAAAGIGHYWLVDLEPLSLTAYTLIDGGYELSAKTSGAVNLELAETTITVDPDALTSSRAAR from the coding sequence GTGACCATCGGGTGGCCGGATCACCTTCTGACGCTCGCGGAGTGGAACGCGCTACCCGAGGACAACAGTCGCTTCTACGAATTGGCAGAAGGTGTTCTCATCGCGTCGCCGCGGCCGCCGTCGCGGCACCAGCGGGCGGCCTTGCGCCTCTCCATGCAGATCGAGCCACAGCTTCCCTCCGGCTACAGCGTGCTCATGCAGTCGGAAGTGGTGGTCGACGACGGTCGGCCACCGACCGTGCGTGTGCCGGACGTCCTCGTGGGCCCGAGCGCGGATATCGACGCGAACCTACCGCGCTGGAACGCCCGCGACTTGCTGCTCGTGGTCGAGATACTCGCCGATGGCACGCGCCGGACCGATCGACGGACCAAGTTCTTCGAGTACGCCGCGGCCGGTATCGGGCACTACTGGCTCGTCGACCTCGAGCCGCTCAGCCTGACCGCCTATACGTTGATCGACGGCGGCTACGAGTTGTCCGCGAAGACGTCCGGTGCGGTGAACCTGGAACTGGCCGAAACCACTATCACCGTCGATCCTGACGCGCTGACCAGCAGCCGAGCGGCCCGATAG
- a CDS encoding lysoplasmalogenase: MRPFRAGFLAAAAVTVYGAVTGREKAQWLAKPLLMPLLAADVATEGKQLPSTERTVLIGSLGAATVGDILLIDPDDDRRLIAGASSFAVMQAGYATLWWRMGGRPAAGVAVPRVIAWLGAAGLLRRKAPTVAAPLTAYGVTLGAAAVLASDPALAPSAKNIAGLNIPSVDPRSRLGLGALLFTVSDGLIVLRRLFARGRRARRVTEGVILATYAAAQYLLADPNAHVQPLITAPE; the protein is encoded by the coding sequence ATGCGCCCGTTCCGAGCCGGGTTCCTCGCCGCGGCGGCGGTCACCGTCTACGGCGCCGTCACCGGACGGGAGAAGGCGCAGTGGCTCGCCAAGCCGCTGTTGATGCCGCTGCTCGCGGCCGACGTGGCGACCGAAGGCAAGCAGCTGCCGTCCACCGAGCGCACCGTGCTGATCGGGTCGCTCGGCGCGGCCACTGTCGGCGACATCCTGCTCATCGATCCGGACGACGACCGCAGGCTCATCGCGGGCGCGTCGTCGTTCGCGGTGATGCAGGCGGGATACGCCACGCTGTGGTGGCGGATGGGCGGCAGGCCCGCCGCAGGGGTGGCGGTACCGCGGGTGATCGCGTGGCTGGGCGCGGCAGGATTGCTGCGCAGGAAGGCGCCGACGGTGGCCGCACCGCTGACGGCCTACGGCGTCACCTTGGGTGCCGCCGCCGTGCTGGCGTCCGACCCGGCGCTGGCGCCGAGCGCGAAAAATATTGCGGGACTGAATATTCCGAGTGTCGATCCGCGCAGCCGCCTCGGCCTCGGGGCGCTGCTGTTCACCGTGTCGGACGGGCTGATCGTGCTGCGGCGGTTGTTCGCGCGCGGTCGGCGGGCCCGCCGGGTGACCGAAGGCGTGATCCTGGCGACCTACGCGGCCGCGCAGTACCTGCTCGCCGATCCGAACGCGCACGTTCAGCCGCTGATCACAGCACCAGAATGA